Below is a window of Camelina sativa cultivar DH55 chromosome 11, Cs, whole genome shotgun sequence DNA.
GTTTTCACAAGCGTGGTGGCAGGCATGATTGATTGTTTCTGAGTTCACTTCAATTTTTCAAGAGAGTTTCTGAGAACCTAGCTATCAGTATCTATCTATCATGAGAGAAATAGGAGAAGAGAAAGTGGCGTGGATATACTTTACCAGAGATGTTGTGCCGTTTGCTGCTATGTTTGCTGTGGAGTGTACAACGGTTGGGTCGAACACACTGTACAAGGCTGCAACTTTAAGAGGATTGAACTTCTATGTCTTTGTCTTCTACTCTTATGTTGTTTCAACAACTCTCCTTCTTCCACTTTCCTTTGTCTTTGGAAGGTACTAATCTCCGCATCTACTCTTTTTCCAGTCTAAGCTTTTCAAgtttatgaacttttttttgacaCATGCAGATCAAGAAGCTTACCTTCTGCCAAGTCTCCTCtctttttcaagattttcttaCTTGGTCTTATCGGGTAATATATTACTCCTGCTTCTAGTTTTAAAGGCATTTCTggcttttgttttctagttttttttttaaaatttaacttgAGGGGGAACAGGTTCATGTCGCAGATCGTTGGTTGTAAAGGTATTGTATATAGCTCCCCAACTCTTGCCTCTGCTATCAGCAATCTGACACCAGCGTTTACATTCACACTCGCCGTTATCTTCAGGTTCtacctctttctctttcgtttctgTTTTGGGAAATAGTTTGGACTATGAAAAATGGGATGATTTCACTCTAAACCAACCATACAAAATCTTACCCCTTTTACCTTTGTGGAATGACTAAATGACTAAGATTGTATTTTTTGGACATCATGGGTTTTGCTATCAGTTGATGGTCCCAATTTATACCAGAAGATACAAAAAACTTCCCACGTCTATCGAAGccaaaaagtaaatattattaagtACCTAGTGGTCATTCTTGGTCGGTTATAAATGTTCTGCTTGTTCTTTCCTGAGATAAGTTGGGTGGATATGAGGTCTGTTTCTGTTTGTTACTATCAATCTTATTATCTAactcttttttgctttcttgGGTGACTCTTAAAGGATGGAACGAGTAATGTTAAGTAGCTCTGCTACTCAGGCTAAAATCATTGGTGCAATACTATCTATATCTGGTGCTTTGGTCATTGTGCTTTATAAAGGCCCAAAAGTTCTCGCTGTTGCATCTTCTACACCTTCATCACTTACCATTTCGTCTCACCAGCATTTGACCTCAGTAGATTCTAGCTGGATACTCGGAGGACTCCTGCTTGCTTCACAGTATTTTCTTATATCAGTCTGGTATATTATACAGGTACAAATACTTGAAAAGTTCACCAAATAAACTTTGACTAAACATTAAAAGTTTTGCTAAATACGGTAGCTCTAATGGTTTCAGACTCGGGTCATGGAGGTATACCCTGAAGAAATAACGGTAGTCTTCTTCTACAACTTATTTGCAACACTAATCTCAGCACCAGTATGTCTATTTGCGG
It encodes the following:
- the LOC104724369 gene encoding WAT1-related protein At5g40240-like; its protein translation is MREIGEEKVAWIYFTRDVVPFAAMFAVECTTVGSNTLYKAATLRGLNFYVFVFYSYVVSTTLLLPLSFVFGRSRSLPSAKSPLFFKIFLLGLIGFMSQIVGCKGIVYSSPTLASAISNLTPAFTFTLAVIFRMERVMLSSSATQAKIIGAILSISGALVIVLYKGPKVLAVASSTPSSLTISSHQHLTSVDSSWILGGLLLASQYFLISVWYIIQTRVMEVYPEEITVVFFYNLFATLISAPVCLFAESNLTSWVLKPDITLTAIIYSGVFVSLFSALTHTWGLHLKGPVYISLFRPLSIAIAVAMGAIFLGDSLHLGSIIGSIILCFGFYTVIWGKAREDTIKTIAGSEQSPLLITHIIEDEAFPLR